The following proteins come from a genomic window of Thiothrix unzii:
- a CDS encoding Fur family transcriptional regulator: MTQFSTEQAARHLLLQARGRVTPARLGVLSILLDADVALSHQEIEHTALQQGCAFDRVTLYRALDWLVEQRVAHKIAGADRTWRYNAQAGTPHQHAHFHCKHCEQVFCLENLQPALLFSLPPGYQVEQVELNLQGCCPSCAGKV, translated from the coding sequence ATGACGCAATTCAGCACAGAACAAGCCGCCCGTCATTTGCTATTGCAGGCACGGGGTCGGGTTACGCCCGCGCGTCTTGGGGTGCTGAGTATTTTGCTGGACGCAGATGTCGCGTTAAGCCATCAGGAAATTGAACACACCGCCTTGCAACAGGGCTGTGCATTTGACCGCGTAACGTTATACCGCGCTTTGGATTGGCTGGTCGAACAGCGTGTTGCGCATAAAATCGCCGGAGCCGACCGCACCTGGCGTTATAACGCGCAGGCAGGCACGCCACATCAACACGCCCATTTTCACTGTAAACACTGCGAACAAGTGTTTTGTCTGGAAAACTTACAACCTGCTTTGCTGTTTTCATTGCCGCCCGGTTATCAGGTGGAACAAGTGGAGCTAAACCTGCAAGGTTGTTGCCCCTCATGTGCGGGCAAAGTGTAA